The Clostridioides sp. ES-S-0010-02 genome window below encodes:
- the mreD gene encoding rod shape-determining protein MreD — translation MKKVLLCLLGIVVMTLENSITNYINIFGISFNLVLIYVTIISLYLDELEGGIIAAIIGLIKDITIGGILGVNALVLFVIAYAIGHMRDQLYKGSYIITFVLVLIGSLIDSIVNIGTSSIIYQSYSISTLLVKGLLVAPIVNSLIGLIIYRLSKRAVLKLKED, via the coding sequence ATGAAAAAAGTTTTACTTTGTCTATTGGGTATTGTGGTTATGACTCTAGAAAATAGTATAACAAATTATATAAATATTTTTGGAATAAGCTTTAACTTAGTTCTTATATATGTAACTATAATTTCTCTTTATTTGGATGAATTAGAAGGTGGGATTATAGCAGCCATAATAGGGCTTATTAAGGACATAACCATTGGTGGAATTCTTGGTGTAAATGCATTAGTTTTGTTTGTTATTGCATATGCGATTGGACACATGAGGGATCAACTATATAAAGGTAGCTATATTATTACTTTCGTTTTGGTTTTAATAGGAAGTTTAATTGATTCAATTGTCAATATAGGTACATCTAGTATAATCTATCAAAGCTATAGCATATCAACACTTTTAGTAAAGGGTCTACTAGTAGCACCAATAGTGAATAGTTTAATTGGTTTAATAATATATCGCTTGTCTAAAAGAGCAGTTTTAAAACTTAAAGAAGATTAG
- a CDS encoding FprA family A-type flavoprotein, with translation MSKVFEVKKDIYFTGVVDEGLKVFDIIMETEFGTTYNSYLIKDEKTVLFDTVKANFKDEFLSNLSEVTDIAKIDYVVVHHTEPDHAGSLKYLLDLNPNIEVYCTKAAKLYLDGQINRPFNCHVIKDGEVLNIGKRNLKFITAPFLHWVDTMFTYIEEDKTLLTCDAFGCHFASVDSEVVNSEDYLKSAKHYYDCIVKPFAKHVLSAVDKVVGLNLEFDTILTSHGPMLTKDPMAAVKRYVEWSTEAINTTNQNQVSIFYLSAYSNTLEMAKKIKEGLDKEGAKAELYDLENMTLTEMHDTLVVSKVILLGSPTINKTMVKPMWDLFSVIDPMANQGKIAGVFGSFGWSGEGITMAETLLKAMTFKMPVESLKKKFFPSEETLKECMEFGAEFAKLVK, from the coding sequence ATGAGTAAAGTTTTCGAAGTAAAAAAAGATATCTACTTTACTGGCGTAGTAGATGAAGGTTTAAAAGTATTCGACATAATAATGGAAACAGAGTTTGGGACAACTTATAATTCTTACTTAATAAAGGACGAAAAAACGGTTTTATTTGATACAGTAAAAGCAAATTTTAAGGATGAATTTTTAAGTAATTTATCAGAAGTTACTGATATAGCTAAAATTGACTATGTTGTAGTCCATCACACAGAGCCAGACCATGCTGGTAGTTTAAAATACTTATTAGATTTAAATCCTAATATAGAAGTTTATTGTACTAAAGCTGCTAAATTATACTTAGATGGTCAAATAAATAGACCTTTTAATTGTCATGTAATAAAAGATGGTGAAGTTTTAAATATCGGTAAGAGAAATCTTAAATTTATAACTGCTCCATTCTTACATTGGGTTGATACAATGTTTACTTACATTGAAGAGGACAAGACTCTTTTAACTTGTGACGCATTTGGTTGTCATTTTGCAAGTGTTGATTCAGAAGTAGTAAACAGTGAAGATTATCTAAAATCAGCTAAACATTACTATGATTGCATAGTTAAGCCATTTGCTAAGCACGTGTTGAGTGCTGTAGACAAGGTTGTAGGGCTAAACTTAGAATTTGATACTATATTAACTTCTCATGGTCCAATGCTTACTAAAGACCCAATGGCTGCTGTAAAGAGATATGTTGAGTGGTCTACAGAAGCTATTAATACAACTAATCAAAATCAAGTTTCTATATTCTACTTATCAGCTTATAGCAATACTTTAGAAATGGCTAAAAAGATAAAAGAGGGACTTGATAAAGAAGGTGCAAAAGCTGAATTATATGATTTAGAAAATATGACATTAACAGAAATGCATGATACATTAGTAGTATCAAAAGTAATACTATTAGGTTCTCCAACTATAAATAAAACAATGGTTAAACCTATGTGGGATTTATTCTCTGTTATAGACCCAATGGCTAACCAAGGTAAGATAGCAGGAGTATTTGGTTCATTTGGTTGGAGTGGTGAAGGTATAACTATGGCTGAAACTTTACTTAAAGCTATGACATTCAAAATGCCTGTAGAATCTCTTAAGAAAAAATTCTTCCCTAGTGAGGAAACATTAAAAGAATGTATGGAGTTTGGTGCAGAATTTGCAAAATTAGTTAAATAG
- the minE gene encoding cell division topological specificity factor MinE yields MLDLFRVFSNEAKTSKSVAKERLKLVLVHDRVDCSPQLLEMIKTDILKVIANYAEIEEDGLEIKMSKCRGEHDDKPVSALVANIPLKNIKDRCM; encoded by the coding sequence GTGTTAGATTTATTTAGAGTTTTTTCTAACGAAGCTAAAACTAGTAAATCTGTTGCTAAAGAGAGGTTAAAACTAGTTTTAGTTCATGATAGAGTAGATTGTTCACCACAACTTTTAGAGATGATAAAAACAGATATTTTAAAAGTAATAGCCAACTATGCAGAAATAGAAGAAGATGGCCTTGAAATCAAAATGTCTAAATGCAGAGGTGAACATGATGACAAACCTGTATCTGCATTAGTTGCTAATATACCATTAAAGAATATTAAAGATAGATGTATGTAA
- a CDS encoding DUF2344 domain-containing protein: MSKIIRVKFKKEGDMIYISHLDLQRLLQRAFRRAEINLSHSQGFNPHPKMSYGNALALGTESQGEYVDIEIEDDLLVDEFLDKVSVQLPEGIEFIKAKEIDRQTPSLSSVIDYGEYLFNIDLKRSLTKEFVKRKVIDFMNNKEIIITKKNKKGKLVEVDIRPMIRTFDVLNLEDEHITLTATIATGSKTNLNTNILIPKMLEMFELDIDPLEVDILRRDLYVLEDGELVTPM; the protein is encoded by the coding sequence ATGAGTAAAATAATTAGAGTCAAATTTAAAAAAGAAGGTGATATGATATATATATCACATCTTGACCTTCAAAGATTATTACAAAGAGCATTTAGGAGAGCTGAAATAAATTTATCACATTCTCAAGGATTTAACCCTCATCCTAAGATGAGTTATGGTAATGCTTTAGCATTAGGGACAGAAAGCCAAGGCGAGTATGTGGATATTGAGATAGAAGATGATTTATTGGTAGATGAGTTTTTAGATAAAGTGTCAGTTCAGCTTCCAGAGGGGATAGAATTTATTAAAGCAAAGGAAATTGATAGACAGACACCTTCTCTTTCTTCCGTAATAGATTATGGAGAGTATCTGTTTAATATAGATTTAAAAAGGTCTTTGACTAAAGAGTTTGTAAAAAGAAAAGTAATTGACTTTATGAATAATAAAGAGATAATCATAACAAAAAAGAATAAAAAAGGAAAATTGGTTGAAGTTGATATAAGGCCCATGATAAGAACTTTTGATGTTTTAAATTTAGAAGATGAGCATATTACTCTTACTGCTACTATAGCTACAGGTTCAAAAACTAATTTAAATACTAATATACTTATTCCTAAAATGTTAGAGATGTTTGAACTGGATATTGACCCATTAGAAGTTGATATATTGAGAAGAGATTTATATGTATTAGAAGATGGGGAATTAGTGACTCCTATGTAA
- the minD gene encoding septum site-determining protein MinD, whose amino-acid sequence MSEVIVITSGKGGVGKTTTAANLGTALSLENKKTVVVDADIGLRNLDVVMGLENRIVYDIVDVVEGTCRLKQALIKDKRFDNLYLLPAAQTRDKNAVSVEQMVDLCEKLKESFEYVIIDCPAGIEQGFKNAIAGADRAIVVTNPEISAVRDADRIIGLLEANEIKEIRLVINRIRNDMVKRGDMMDKQDIIEILAIDLLGLVPDDESIIISTNKGEPAILDSKSLAGQAYKNIAKRILNEEVPLLELEVEDGFFGRLKKMFSMAK is encoded by the coding sequence ATGAGCGAAGTTATAGTTATAACATCCGGTAAAGGTGGAGTTGGAAAAACTACTACCGCAGCAAACTTAGGAACTGCGCTAAGCCTAGAAAATAAAAAAACTGTAGTTGTAGATGCAGATATTGGACTTAGAAATTTAGATGTAGTAATGGGTCTTGAAAATCGAATAGTTTATGACATAGTAGATGTTGTTGAAGGAACTTGTAGGCTTAAGCAAGCTCTAATAAAAGACAAAAGATTTGATAATCTATATTTATTACCAGCAGCACAAACTAGGGATAAAAATGCTGTATCAGTTGAGCAAATGGTTGACCTATGTGAAAAATTGAAAGAATCTTTCGAGTATGTAATAATAGACTGCCCAGCAGGTATTGAACAAGGATTTAAAAATGCAATAGCAGGTGCAGATAGAGCTATTGTGGTTACAAATCCAGAGATATCAGCAGTAAGAGATGCAGATAGAATAATAGGTCTATTAGAAGCAAATGAAATAAAAGAAATAAGATTAGTTATAAATAGAATTAGAAATGATATGGTTAAGCGTGGAGACATGATGGACAAACAAGATATAATAGAGATACTAGCAATAGATTTATTAGGTCTTGTTCCTGATGATGAAAGTATAATTATATCAACAAATAAAGGTGAACCAGCAATACTTGATTCAAAATCTCTTGCTGGTCAAGCATACAAAAATATCGCAAAAAGGATACTAAATGAAGAAGTTCCTCTACTTGAACTTGAAGTTGAAGATGGATTCTTTGGTAGACTAAAAAAAATGTTTAGCATGGCTAAGTAG
- a CDS encoding penicillin-binding protein, whose translation MEENKQVDRFKIMKIVISVIFLAILVKIVYMTTFKYEYYNELAENKTYKKLAIEAPRGEIKDRYGRLLAGNKNLFTVQVSGNDINKKDANKRSRANEISLKLINLLEKNGEEYVDEFPIYVENGKYYYTYDREIREYKSENGIPSDYNAKESFYYLVDKLISAGILSQEDKRLDATKLQAKLNENGYYPPILVSKWMFTAERDKRDWLASYKIKETNLSAEKAFEKVRNSDAFKIDKSLSNEDARKIMVVRDLIKSKGYSQYNPVTIAKDVGETTIAQIEESAMDLVGVSVAVEPVRYYPNGTLASHMLGYVGKMPSTQIESYLQKGYKTGDMVGLAGVEKSNESKLRGTDGYKMVKVDALGRISKEIESKKPKSGDTVYLTLDKDLQEVSDNALKQIIEVASKGGTFKSKFGDKPISAYAGKAQSAALIAIDVKNGEVLASSSYPDYDPNKFAKGISTEDYKALQPKNPNDLLAGSPLLNLVTQGEFQPGSSFKMVTSMAALENGLNPNFTINDPGVIMLGKKSFGDYVWNHGRGNHGMTNLYKAIQESCNIYMATIGTGKTWPDGKSIGIDMNANKILEYAKLFGLDENTGLEDEVEERAGKVPSTEDKLKSTQALLKSALDREMANDFVDITRDKNPKEYEKRIDEIVSWAAEKKTPGRVETMNRLKKLDVKENRVEDVADMAVFSYFNFAKWSTADTFNLAIGQGENAYTPAQISRYVAAIANGGNLVELSVVDRAVSSDYSSVKINDQKKVEKIPFKNPDNLKELTKGMKLVARQGTAKSAFADFPIDVAAKTGTAEKSGKIPTDNEYEYLKSHMSSYNVNLNDAIKMADKMKAEKEKELSLAKEKEIKKKLENKDLKDEERKKLEEELEDGVKVKLEDTDKVNSSYLRKAIKELNPKITDDQIDKFKADYGSFTWTVAFAPADDPEIAVVCVIPQGDSSVFSLLPTREVIGTYMGLEPTNGKKDNKTDDVNNSSDENINFESQINR comes from the coding sequence ATGGAAGAAAATAAACAAGTTGATAGATTTAAAATAATGAAAATAGTCATAAGCGTGATATTTTTAGCTATTTTAGTAAAAATAGTCTACATGACTACATTTAAATATGAATACTACAATGAGTTAGCTGAAAATAAAACATATAAAAAATTGGCAATAGAGGCTCCAAGGGGAGAAATAAAAGATAGATATGGAAGATTGCTAGCAGGAAATAAAAATTTATTTACTGTTCAAGTTTCAGGTAACGATATTAATAAAAAAGATGCTAATAAGCGTTCAAGAGCAAATGAAATATCATTGAAGCTTATAAATTTACTTGAGAAAAATGGTGAAGAATATGTAGATGAATTTCCTATATATGTAGAAAATGGAAAGTACTATTATACATATGACAGAGAGATTAGAGAATATAAATCAGAAAATGGAATACCAAGTGATTATAATGCTAAAGAGAGTTTTTATTACTTGGTAGATAAACTTATATCAGCAGGAATCTTGTCTCAAGAAGATAAAAGGTTAGATGCAACAAAATTACAAGCAAAACTAAATGAAAATGGATACTATCCTCCTATTTTAGTTAGTAAATGGATGTTTACAGCAGAGAGAGATAAGAGAGATTGGTTGGCCAGTTATAAAATAAAAGAGACTAATTTGAGTGCTGAAAAAGCGTTTGAAAAAGTAAGAAATAGCGATGCATTTAAGATTGATAAAAGTTTAAGTAATGAAGATGCAAGAAAAATAATGGTTGTAAGAGATTTAATAAAATCAAAAGGATATTCTCAATATAATCCAGTAACAATTGCAAAAGATGTAGGAGAAACTACCATTGCACAGATTGAGGAAAGTGCTATGGACCTTGTTGGTGTTTCAGTAGCAGTTGAACCAGTGAGATATTATCCTAATGGAACTTTAGCTTCACATATGTTAGGATATGTAGGAAAAATGCCATCAACTCAAATAGAATCATATCTACAAAAAGGATATAAAACAGGAGATATGGTAGGTCTTGCAGGAGTAGAAAAAAGTAATGAAAGCAAGCTAAGAGGAACTGATGGTTATAAAATGGTTAAAGTTGATGCATTGGGTAGAATCAGTAAAGAAATTGAATCAAAAAAACCTAAATCAGGAGATACTGTATACCTTACATTAGATAAAGATTTACAAGAAGTTTCAGATAATGCATTAAAACAGATAATAGAAGTTGCTTCAAAAGGAGGTACTTTTAAAAGTAAGTTTGGGGATAAGCCAATTAGTGCATATGCAGGAAAGGCACAATCAGCAGCTCTTATAGCTATTGATGTTAAAAATGGAGAGGTTTTAGCTTCATCAAGTTATCCTGACTATGACCCAAATAAATTTGCAAAGGGTATTTCTACAGAAGACTATAAAGCACTACAACCAAAGAATCCAAATGACTTACTAGCAGGAAGTCCACTATTAAACTTAGTTACACAAGGGGAATTCCAGCCAGGTTCTTCATTTAAGATGGTAACCTCAATGGCAGCTTTAGAAAATGGTCTAAATCCAAATTTCACTATAAATGACCCTGGAGTTATTATGCTAGGGAAAAAATCATTTGGGGACTATGTGTGGAACCATGGTAGAGGAAATCATGGTATGACAAATTTATATAAAGCTATACAAGAGTCTTGTAACATATATATGGCAACTATTGGTACAGGTAAGACATGGCCAGATGGAAAAAGTATTGGTATAGATATGAATGCAAATAAGATACTTGAGTATGCAAAACTATTTGGATTAGATGAAAATACTGGGCTTGAAGACGAAGTAGAAGAAAGAGCAGGTAAGGTGCCTAGCACAGAGGATAAATTAAAATCAACACAAGCATTGTTAAAATCAGCTTTAGATAGAGAAATGGCCAATGACTTTGTTGATATAACTAGAGATAAAAATCCTAAAGAATACGAAAAAAGAATTGATGAAATTGTAAGTTGGGCAGCTGAAAAGAAAACTCCTGGTAGAGTAGAAACGATGAATAGATTGAAAAAATTGGATGTTAAAGAAAATAGAGTGGAAGATGTAGCGGATATGGCGGTATTTAGTTACTTTAACTTTGCAAAATGGAGTACTGCTGATACATTCAACTTAGCTATAGGGCAAGGTGAAAATGCCTATACACCAGCTCAAATATCAAGATACGTAGCTGCTATAGCAAATGGAGGTAATTTAGTAGAATTATCTGTAGTTGATAGAGCTGTTTCAAGTGATTATTCATCAGTAAAAATTAATGACCAAAAGAAAGTGGAAAAAATACCTTTCAAAAATCCAGACAATCTAAAGGAACTAACAAAAGGTATGAAATTGGTTGCTAGACAAGGTACAGCAAAAAGTGCTTTTGCTGATTTCCCAATAGATGTAGCAGCAAAGACTGGTACAGCTGAGAAAAGTGGTAAAATACCTACAGATAATGAATATGAATATTTAAAGAGTCATATGTCATCTTATAATGTTAATCTAAATGATGCAATTAAAATGGCTGATAAGATGAAGGCAGAAAAAGAAAAAGAACTTTCATTAGCTAAAGAAAAAGAAATAAAGAAAAAACTAGAAAATAAAGATTTAAAAGACGAAGAAAGAAAGAAATTAGAAGAAGAATTAGAAGATGGAGTAAAAGTTAAATTAGAGGATACTGATAAAGTGAATTCTTCATATTTAAGAAAAGCTATAAAAGAATTAAATCCAAAAATAACAGATGACCAAATAGATAAGTTTAAAGCAGATTATGGTTCTTTTACATGGACTGTTGCATTTGCACCAGCAGATGACCCAGAAATAGCTGTTGTATGTGTAATTCCTCAAGGTGATTCAAGTGTATTCTCACTTTTACCAACTAGAGAAGTTATTGGAACATATATGGGATTAGAGCCAACTAATGGTAAAAAAGACAACAAGACGGATGATGTTAATAATTCTTCTGACGAAAATATAAATTTCGAGTCACAAATCAATAGATAA
- a CDS encoding methylglyoxal synthase: protein MNIALVAHDQMKNTIVGFCIGYESILKKYGLYATGTTGKRIMDETELKITRLASGPLGGDQQIGSLIVTQEIDLVIFLRDPLTSQPHETDIQALIRLCDVYHVPIATNLASAEIFIKALDRGELSWREVRKSKSQRV from the coding sequence ATGAATATAGCATTAGTAGCACATGACCAAATGAAAAATACCATAGTAGGATTTTGTATAGGTTATGAATCAATTTTAAAAAAATATGGACTATATGCAACTGGAACTACAGGAAAAAGAATAATGGATGAAACTGAATTAAAGATTACTAGATTGGCATCTGGACCTTTAGGTGGAGACCAGCAAATAGGTTCTTTAATCGTAACACAAGAAATAGATTTAGTTATCTTTTTAAGAGACCCACTTACATCTCAACCTCATGAGACAGATATACAAGCTTTGATAAGACTTTGTGATGTGTACCATGTTCCAATAGCTACAAATCTAGCTTCTGCAGAAATATTTATAAAAGCTCTTGATAGGGGAGAACTATCATGGAGAGAAGTTAGGAAGAGCAAAAGTCAACGTGTTTAA
- the rodA gene encoding rod shape-determining protein RodA: protein MKKININYKSTIKLIKQLDWKLIVTVLAIFIFGLVILSSATHANSTGSYNQLVKQGLAFVLGIGMIIVILFFDYNLLGRYYKALYIISLVLLAVVLLPGIGTEKGGARSWINLGPLDLQTSEIVKLTFILSYAKILETKKDKLNTLKEVIPVVVYSLPFIGLLLAQPDLGTGIVFCCMVFAMLFTAGLSSKLIKRGIIILLVSMPLMYLMMADHQKVRIEAFLNPEDVTLKGNYQVMQSLIAIGSGGMTGKGLYNGSQNQEDFLPVQDSDFIFAVVGEELGVIGMTVLIILFAIFLLRILAIARDAKDFYGTLIVVGVMGMFAYQIIQNIAMTVALIPVTGVTLPFVSYGGSSLLTSLANLGLVLNVCMRRKKINF from the coding sequence TTGAAAAAAATCAATATTAATTATAAGTCGACAATTAAGTTGATAAAACAGTTAGACTGGAAACTTATAGTTACAGTATTAGCTATCTTTATTTTTGGGCTTGTTATACTTAGTAGTGCAACACATGCTAATTCTACAGGTTCATATAATCAATTAGTTAAGCAAGGACTAGCTTTTGTGCTTGGAATAGGAATGATTATAGTAATACTATTTTTTGATTATAATCTTCTAGGAAGGTACTATAAGGCTCTTTATATAATAAGCCTTGTTTTATTAGCTGTAGTTTTATTACCTGGAATTGGTACTGAAAAAGGCGGTGCGAGGTCTTGGATTAACTTAGGTCCACTTGATTTGCAGACTTCTGAAATAGTAAAATTAACATTTATACTTAGTTATGCAAAGATACTTGAGACAAAGAAGGATAAATTAAATACATTAAAAGAGGTTATACCTGTTGTAGTTTATTCTCTCCCATTCATTGGATTACTACTTGCTCAACCAGACTTAGGAACAGGAATTGTATTTTGTTGTATGGTATTTGCAATGCTGTTTACAGCAGGTCTTAGTTCTAAGCTAATAAAAAGAGGAATAATAATACTCTTGGTATCAATGCCATTGATGTATTTAATGATGGCAGACCATCAAAAAGTAAGAATAGAAGCCTTCCTAAATCCAGAAGATGTAACCTTAAAAGGAAACTATCAGGTTATGCAATCTTTGATAGCAATAGGCTCTGGTGGTATGACTGGAAAAGGTCTGTATAATGGAAGTCAAAACCAAGAAGATTTCTTACCAGTACAAGATAGTGACTTTATATTTGCTGTTGTGGGTGAAGAACTTGGTGTAATAGGAATGACAGTGCTTATAATCTTATTTGCAATATTTTTATTACGGATTTTAGCAATTGCAAGAGATGCTAAGGATTTTTATGGGACCCTCATTGTAGTTGGTGTTATGGGTATGTTTGCTTACCAGATAATTCAAAATATTGCTATGACTGTTGCGTTAATTCCAGTAACAGGAGTAACATTACCTTTTGTAAGTTATGGAGGAAGTTCACTATTAACATCTTTAGCCAATCTAGGATTAGTACTAAATGTGTGTATGAGAAGAAAGAAAATAAATTTCTAA
- a CDS encoding septum site-determining protein MinC, with protein sequence MSLREICSQELVEFKGNKRGIIVNIKREAPFEEIQENIINKLEAYVGFFNGAKISKINSDYLTDMEILELKEGITSRFDVEFVEDQKIEENNNFQTKYVNTLRSGENIEFEGDVVILNDMRPGSKVISKSNTVVMGDINAGAKVVAGGNVFVMGKIEGFVHAGSEGNEFAYVVAGNLNPKILQIADNIAEAPDDEENYEIESEISPEIAFVSNGRIVIESYLSKLDK encoded by the coding sequence ATGTCTTTAAGAGAAATTTGTAGTCAAGAACTAGTAGAGTTCAAGGGTAATAAAAGAGGGATAATAGTAAATATAAAAAGAGAAGCTCCATTTGAAGAAATACAAGAAAATATAATAAACAAATTGGAAGCGTATGTTGGTTTTTTTAATGGTGCTAAAATTAGTAAAATTAACAGTGATTATTTAACTGACATGGAGATTCTAGAATTAAAAGAAGGAATTACTTCTAGATTTGATGTGGAATTTGTTGAAGATCAAAAAATTGAAGAAAATAATAATTTTCAAACAAAATATGTCAATACCCTAAGATCTGGCGAAAATATTGAATTTGAAGGTGATGTAGTCATATTAAATGATATGAGACCTGGTTCAAAGGTCATTTCAAAATCAAATACAGTTGTTATGGGAGATATAAATGCTGGCGCTAAGGTTGTAGCAGGAGGAAATGTTTTTGTAATGGGGAAAATAGAAGGTTTTGTGCATGCAGGTTCAGAGGGCAATGAGTTTGCCTATGTTGTTGCTGGAAATCTTAATCCAAAAATATTGCAAATAGCAGATAATATTGCAGAAGCTCCAGATGATGAAGAAAATTATGAAATTGAATCAGAAATTAGCCCAGAAATAGCCTTTGTGAGTAATGGAAGAATTGTAATCGAAAGCTATTTGTCAAAGTTGGACAAATAG
- a CDS encoding TIGR03960 family B12-binding radical SAM protein produces the protein MNKVDLKKILKKVEKPARYLGNEINSIHKDTSNSELIRYAHCFPDLYEVGMSHLGSHILYDVINKDEDVFCERVYSPAVDMENIMREKNIPLFALESREPITNFDFVTFTLQYELSYTNILNILDLANIPILKEERKLEDPFIMVGGPCAYNSEPLADFVDIVILGEGEEVNLEVVNEYKEWKKNKTTRGDFLYRISSIEGVYIPSFYDVKYNEDGTVQSVTPNREGVTKSPTKRIIKNVETVDYPEKLIVPYIDTVHDRIVLELFRGCTRGCRFCQAGMIYRPIREKSVERLKEILDKLVKNTGYDEISLSSLSTSDYSKLSELTDYLVDEYASNNIGISLPSLRLDNFSMEIADKIQQVRKSGLTFAPEAGTQRLRDVINKGVTEEDLENATERAFEMGWNSVKLYFMIGLPTETYDDLDGIAKLAYKVIDIYRKVNGGKLKRSFSVTVSTSTFVPKPFTPFQWHGQDTTEEVVDKQRHLVNKLRNNNIKYNYHDSKTSLMEAVVARGDRKIGKVIYDAFKLGAKFDGWAEHFSLDIWKEAMEKNNLSIDFYAHRNRGYEEVFPWDHIDVGVSKKFLIREDENAKKEKITSDCRHNCNGCGINIHDIGRGLC, from the coding sequence ATGAATAAAGTAGACTTGAAAAAAATCTTAAAAAAAGTAGAAAAGCCTGCTAGATATCTTGGGAATGAAATAAATTCAATTCATAAAGATACTAGCAATAGTGAATTGATAAGATATGCACATTGTTTTCCAGACCTGTATGAAGTTGGGATGAGTCACTTAGGAAGTCATATATTATACGATGTAATAAACAAAGATGAAGATGTATTTTGTGAGAGAGTATATTCTCCTGCTGTTGACATGGAAAATATAATGAGAGAAAAAAATATACCATTATTTGCATTAGAGTCAAGAGAGCCTATAACAAACTTTGATTTTGTTACTTTTACACTTCAATATGAACTTTCATACACTAATATCTTAAATATATTAGATTTAGCCAATATACCAATATTAAAAGAAGAAAGAAAATTGGAAGACCCATTTATAATGGTTGGAGGTCCTTGTGCTTATAATTCGGAACCTTTAGCAGATTTTGTAGATATAGTAATATTAGGTGAAGGTGAAGAAGTTAACTTAGAAGTAGTAAATGAGTATAAAGAGTGGAAGAAAAATAAAACAACTAGAGGTGATTTTTTATACAGAATATCAAGTATAGAAGGAGTATACATACCAAGTTTTTATGATGTTAAATACAATGAAGATGGTACAGTTCAAAGTGTAACTCCTAATAGAGAAGGGGTTACTAAGAGTCCTACTAAGAGGATAATAAAAAATGTTGAAACTGTAGATTATCCAGAAAAATTAATAGTACCTTATATAGATACTGTTCATGATAGAATAGTGTTAGAATTGTTTAGAGGCTGTACAAGAGGATGCAGATTTTGTCAAGCTGGTATGATATACAGACCAATAAGAGAAAAGAGTGTTGAAAGACTTAAAGAGATACTTGACAAATTAGTTAAGAATACTGGATATGATGAAATATCATTATCATCACTTAGTACAAGTGACTATAGTAAGTTGTCTGAGCTTACTGATTATTTAGTAGATGAATATGCATCTAATAATATAGGAATTTCACTTCCATCGCTTAGACTAGACAATTTCTCAATGGAGATTGCTGATAAAATACAACAAGTAAGAAAATCTGGACTTACTTTTGCTCCAGAGGCAGGAACTCAGAGACTTAGAGACGTTATAAATAAAGGTGTTACAGAAGAAGACTTAGAAAATGCAACAGAAAGAGCTTTCGAAATGGGATGGAATAGTGTTAAACTATACTTTATGATTGGTTTGCCAACTGAAACTTATGATGATTTGGATGGAATAGCCAAATTAGCTTATAAAGTTATTGATATTTATAGAAAAGTAAATGGAGGTAAGCTAAAAAGAAGTTTTAGTGTTACAGTAAGTACATCTACATTTGTACCAAAACCATTTACACCGTTCCAATGGCATGGTCAAGATACAACAGAGGAAGTAGTTGATAAGCAAAGACATTTAGTCAATAAATTGAGAAATAACAATATAAAATATAACTATCATGATTCAAAGACTAGCTTGATGGAAGCTGTAGTAGCTAGAGGAGATAGAAAGATAGGAAAAGTTATATATGATGCATTTAAATTAGGTGCAAAATTTGATGGCTGGGCAGAACACTTCAGTTTAGATATATGGAAGGAAGCTATGGAAAAAAACAATCTTTCTATAGACTTCTATGCACATAGAAATAGAGGATATGAAGAGGTATTCCCTTGGGACCATATAGATGTAGGTGTAAGTAAAAAATTCTTGATTAGAGAAGATGAAAATGCTAAAAAAGAAAAAATCACTTCTGATTGCAGACATAATTGTAATGGTTGTGGAATAAATATACATGATATAGGAAGGGGGCTTTGTTAA